A window of the Paraburkholderia aromaticivorans genome harbors these coding sequences:
- a CDS encoding Tn3 family transposase — MATIERTAYPRFPKGFSPEELQAFYTPDVEELEWVRRNARGQSSRLGLLVLLKVFQQMHYFPFVDAIPPVVIEHIRASANIGAEAAFGYNRARSPALFRHYAAIREFLGIQSYYGSDANEIAVRATHEAAETMDQPVDIINATIDSLIQQQVELPAFSTLDAIVEQIHTRVQTALFRRVSRRLSDEDKAQLDRLIKREFNQRQSAYNTIKRYALRPSRKHISLLVDHLAWLDGFGDFNHALEGVPATKLRSLSTQAMSLDAANLKETLPERRYTLIVALLHQMRVRARDDLAEMFIRRMGAIHKRAREELDQIQARQREQMESLVDTLDGVVNILDDYTDDTELGARVRQYLAPSGDLEPLRESCAEVRAYSGRNYLPLLWRHFKAHRSVLLRLAHALAWSSTTQSESLLQAMEVVFRNESLHREWINVEVDLSFASERWRKLVFRPPEKGATTNRRYLELCVLSAMTRELRSGDLCVAGSDAFADYRDYLLPWHECEKRLPGYSERLGIADSSAGFVAQLREWLSDAARQLDERFPEKSDHVTVNKAGEFVVRRTTATVIPESAVALQKAIVKRMPVRNLLDVLANIEHWTHFTRHFGPLSGNDPKIRDAEQRYLLTIFAMGCNLGPTQAARHMGDRITPHMMSFVNRRHLSLERLESAQRELIELYLRLDLPKHWGDGKTVAADGTQYDFYDNNLLAGYHFRYRKMGAVAYRHVADNYIAVFRHFIPPGIWEAIYVIEGLLKAGLSVEADTVHADTQGQSAAVFAFTYLLGIKLMPRIRNWQDLKLYRVDAATRYKHIDDLFAETVDWELIGRHWKDLMQLALSIQSGAISSPLLLRRFGAASPKNRLSLAAEELGKVVRTVFLLEWLGSNELRQEITATTNKVESYNGFAKWFSFGGDVLPVNDPDEQQKRLRYNDLMASAAILQNTVDMMQALRSMVNEGIEVNPDDIGFLSPYLTSNLKRFGRYELDFGHVEGWIHDHLFAGPVRSLRRSRSHARP; from the coding sequence ATGGCGACCATCGAACGTACCGCGTATCCGAGGTTTCCCAAGGGTTTTTCACCGGAGGAACTGCAGGCGTTCTATACGCCGGACGTCGAAGAGCTTGAGTGGGTGCGCCGCAACGCGCGTGGCCAGTCCTCGAGACTGGGCCTGCTGGTTCTGCTGAAGGTCTTTCAGCAGATGCACTACTTTCCCTTCGTTGACGCCATTCCCCCCGTTGTCATCGAGCACATCCGGGCGAGCGCGAACATAGGCGCCGAGGCCGCATTCGGCTACAACAGGGCAAGGTCGCCCGCCTTGTTTCGTCACTATGCGGCAATCCGAGAATTTCTCGGCATCCAGTCCTACTACGGCTCCGATGCCAACGAAATCGCGGTACGCGCGACACATGAGGCCGCCGAGACGATGGATCAGCCGGTGGACATCATCAATGCAACCATCGACAGCCTGATCCAGCAGCAGGTCGAACTGCCCGCGTTCTCGACGCTCGATGCCATTGTGGAGCAGATCCACACGCGAGTTCAAACAGCGCTGTTCCGACGTGTCTCGCGTCGCCTCTCTGATGAGGACAAGGCCCAACTGGACCGGCTGATCAAGCGCGAATTCAACCAGCGCCAGAGCGCGTACAACACCATCAAGCGATACGCCTTACGCCCATCGCGAAAGCATATCTCCCTGCTCGTCGACCATCTTGCCTGGCTCGATGGTTTTGGCGACTTCAACCATGCGCTGGAAGGTGTTCCCGCGACAAAGCTGCGCTCCCTCTCGACGCAGGCGATGAGTCTGGACGCGGCGAATCTGAAGGAAACCCTGCCGGAGCGGCGATATACGCTCATTGTCGCGTTGCTGCATCAAATGCGCGTGCGAGCCCGCGACGACCTGGCCGAGATGTTCATCCGTCGTATGGGCGCAATCCACAAGCGGGCCAGGGAAGAGCTAGACCAGATCCAGGCACGTCAGCGCGAACAGATGGAAAGCCTGGTCGATACGCTTGACGGCGTCGTCAATATTCTCGACGACTATACCGACGACACCGAACTTGGTGCGCGTGTTCGCCAATATCTGGCGCCGTCGGGCGACCTCGAACCATTGCGCGAAAGCTGTGCCGAGGTCCGGGCCTACAGCGGCAGAAATTATCTGCCGCTGCTGTGGAGGCATTTCAAGGCACATCGATCAGTACTACTACGTCTGGCGCATGCACTGGCATGGAGCTCGACCACCCAGTCCGAGTCCTTGCTGCAGGCAATGGAGGTCGTTTTCAGGAACGAATCGCTTCATCGCGAATGGATCAACGTCGAGGTCGATCTCAGCTTTGCTTCCGAGCGCTGGCGCAAGCTGGTTTTCCGCCCGCCCGAGAAGGGTGCGACGACAAACCGGCGTTATCTGGAACTGTGCGTACTGTCCGCCATGACGAGGGAACTGCGCAGCGGAGACCTGTGCGTAGCCGGCTCGGATGCCTTTGCAGACTATCGCGATTACCTGTTGCCCTGGCATGAATGTGAGAAGCGCCTGCCGGGATACAGCGAGAGGCTTGGCATTGCCGACAGCAGTGCCGGCTTTGTGGCGCAGCTGCGCGAATGGCTCTCCGATGCCGCACGCCAGTTGGATGAGCGTTTTCCCGAGAAGTCCGACCATGTGACGGTCAACAAGGCAGGTGAGTTTGTTGTCCGTCGCACCACGGCGACGGTCATCCCGGAAAGCGCGGTGGCCCTGCAAAAGGCGATCGTCAAGCGCATGCCTGTGCGCAATCTGCTGGACGTACTCGCCAATATCGAGCACTGGACACATTTCACACGACACTTTGGTCCGTTAAGCGGCAATGATCCCAAAATCCGCGACGCCGAACAGCGGTACCTGCTTACCATCTTCGCAATGGGGTGCAATCTTGGTCCCACCCAGGCCGCGCGCCACATGGGTGACAGGATCACGCCGCACATGATGTCGTTCGTCAACCGCCGGCACTTGAGTCTCGAACGCCTTGAGAGTGCACAACGCGAGCTGATCGAACTCTATCTCCGGCTTGACCTGCCGAAGCACTGGGGAGACGGCAAGACGGTGGCAGCCGACGGCACCCAGTACGACTTCTACGACAACAACCTGCTGGCAGGCTATCACTTCCGCTACCGGAAAATGGGCGCGGTCGCCTACCGCCACGTCGCCGACAACTATATCGCGGTATTCCGGCATTTCATCCCGCCGGGCATATGGGAAGCCATCTACGTGATCGAAGGGCTGCTTAAGGCTGGATTGAGCGTTGAGGCCGATACGGTGCACGCCGACACCCAGGGGCAGTCGGCTGCGGTGTTCGCCTTCACCTACCTGCTGGGCATCAAGCTGATGCCGCGGATTCGCAACTGGCAGGACCTCAAGCTGTATCGCGTGGATGCTGCGACCCGATACAAACATATCGATGATCTTTTCGCGGAAACGGTTGACTGGGAACTCATCGGGCGCCACTGGAAGGACCTGATGCAGCTCGCGCTGTCGATCCAGTCTGGAGCGATTTCATCGCCCCTTCTACTGCGCCGTTTCGGTGCGGCCAGTCCGAAAAATCGCCTGTCCCTGGCGGCCGAGGAGCTTGGCAAGGTGGTTCGCACGGTATTCCTGCTTGAGTGGCTCGGCAGCAACGAACTGCGACAGGAGATCACCGCCACAACCAACAAGGTCGAGTCCTATAATGGCTTTGCCAAGTGGTTTTCGTTCGGCGGAGATGTGTTGCCAGTCAATGACCCGGACGAGCAGCAGAAACGCCTGCGTTACAACGACCTGATGGCTTCGGCCGCGATCCTGCAGAACACGGTGGACATGATGCAGGCGTTGCGATCGATGGTGAATGAGGGCATTGAGGTCAATCCCGACGACATTGGATTCCTCAGTCCCTACCTCACCAGCAACCTGAAACGTTTTGGCAGGTACGAACTGGATTTTGGACACGTCGAGGGGTGGATACACGATCACCTGTTCGCCGGCCCGGTCCGTTCCCTGCGGAGATCCCGATCCCATGCCCGACCTTGA
- the tnpC gene encoding Tn3 family transposase post-transcriptional regulator TnpC — MPDLETPYGIVDADALESLQQRYDTTVIQQAVDLFDTIRARCEPDGLRDDLLRLHAMAHTVINGASLSCSTDDLTLVEQADCTIEELEDWIMVLEKMILALRPLQDLRSETDEPL; from the coding sequence ATGCCCGACCTTGAGACTCCCTATGGCATCGTCGATGCCGACGCGCTGGAATCATTGCAGCAGCGATACGACACGACCGTCATCCAGCAGGCCGTGGATCTTTTCGACACCATCCGCGCCCGCTGCGAGCCCGATGGTTTGCGTGACGATCTTCTGCGCCTGCACGCCATGGCGCATACCGTTATCAATGGCGCGAGCCTGTCGTGCTCGACGGATGACCTTACGCTGGTCGAACAGGCTGATTGCACCATCGAGGAACTCGAGGACTGGATCATGGTGCTCGAAAAAATGATTCTCGCCTTGCGCCCCCTGCAGGATCTGCGATCCGAAACGGACGAACCACTGTGA
- a CDS encoding site-specific integrase — protein sequence MKTRLPNPVAADMPNDFPDADALAALRAWYEGASSRDAASRYLRDRLGQGQSARGVIGQIRRQLALYARSRQRADLATLFECQAHKRRHHARATTQAVETLRTLPLPTPHIGDDITRWLPDRAVRVLHAAGIRTLADLTVRIPRRRQWWSAVPGLGPASAKRIEAFFVAHPALTERARALIVADRQSVVTPWEQLRLPHEVDGSAGVFRAPLSTCILGVDNDYDAVQAWLALHESPATQRAYRKEAERLILWAIVARGKALSSLTTRDATDYRAFLRRPTPRERWVGPPRPRTSTDWRPFVDNLSARSIAHALAVLSAMFRWLVEQRYVVANPFAGIKVRGSKRAMAVETAHAFTEGEWLLTRTIANGLEWSYGWQAAAAQRLRFMLDFGYATGLRISELANATLRNVEVDAAGDHWLHVTGKGGKPARVTLTPLARAALDRYLQERGLAVSRARWNPVTPLIGSLDDGDAGIKPLRLWEVMRRFFRQAAQIIENDHPPLAEKLRQATPHWMRHTHATHAIAKGVELSAVRDNLRHASISTTSIYLHADDVKRARQFAQAFTD from the coding sequence ATGAAAACGCGTCTCCCGAACCCGGTCGCCGCCGACATGCCGAACGATTTTCCCGATGCCGACGCGCTTGCCGCGCTGCGCGCCTGGTACGAAGGCGCATCTTCGCGTGACGCGGCCAGCCGGTACCTGCGGGACCGGCTCGGTCAGGGGCAGTCTGCACGCGGCGTCATCGGCCAGATCCGCCGGCAGCTTGCGCTTTACGCCCGCAGCCGGCAGCGGGCGGATCTGGCGACGCTGTTCGAATGCCAGGCCCACAAGCGCAGACATCATGCCCGTGCCACCACGCAGGCAGTCGAAACGTTGCGCACGCTGCCTTTACCGACGCCGCATATCGGGGATGACATTACGCGCTGGTTGCCGGATCGCGCTGTCCGTGTCCTGCACGCGGCGGGCATCCGGACCCTGGCTGATCTCACGGTAAGGATTCCCCGCCGTCGTCAGTGGTGGAGTGCCGTTCCGGGGCTCGGCCCGGCCAGTGCAAAGCGGATCGAGGCATTCTTTGTCGCGCATCCAGCACTCACGGAGCGGGCTCGCGCACTGATCGTCGCCGACCGGCAGTCAGTCGTGACGCCATGGGAGCAACTCCGGCTACCGCATGAGGTTGACGGATCCGCAGGCGTGTTCCGCGCACCGCTGTCGACCTGTATCCTGGGCGTCGACAACGATTACGACGCCGTCCAGGCATGGCTTGCGTTGCACGAATCCCCGGCCACGCAGCGCGCCTACCGTAAGGAAGCCGAACGGCTGATCCTCTGGGCCATTGTTGCCCGCGGCAAGGCCCTGTCGTCCCTGACCACGCGGGATGCAACTGACTACAGGGCATTTCTGCGCAGACCCACCCCGCGCGAGCGCTGGGTTGGACCGCCGCGGCCGCGCACATCAACAGACTGGAGACCGTTTGTCGACAACCTCTCGGCGCGTTCGATTGCGCACGCGCTTGCCGTGCTCAGCGCCATGTTCCGCTGGCTGGTGGAGCAGCGCTATGTTGTGGCCAACCCATTTGCCGGCATCAAGGTGCGCGGCAGCAAGCGCGCCATGGCCGTGGAAACCGCGCACGCCTTCACCGAAGGAGAATGGCTGCTCACACGCACCATCGCCAACGGGCTTGAGTGGTCGTACGGCTGGCAGGCAGCCGCAGCGCAGCGACTTCGTTTCATGCTGGATTTCGGTTACGCGACGGGACTGCGGATCAGCGAGTTGGCCAATGCGACTCTGCGAAACGTCGAGGTCGACGCCGCAGGTGATCACTGGCTTCACGTCACCGGCAAAGGCGGCAAGCCAGCCAGGGTGACCTTGACACCGCTCGCTCGCGCGGCGCTGGACCGGTATCTGCAGGAGCGGGGCCTGGCGGTAAGCCGGGCGCGCTGGAACCCAGTCACGCCGCTGATCGGTAGCCTGGACGACGGCGATGCCGGCATCAAGCCTCTGCGGTTGTGGGAAGTCATGCGCAGGTTTTTCCGGCAAGCGGCGCAGATTATTGAAAACGACCATCCGCCGCTCGCCGAGAAACTCCGTCAGGCTACGCCGCACTGGATGCGGCACACGCATGCCACTCACGCTATCGCCAAGGGCGTCGAACTCAGCGCCGTCCGCGACAACCTTCGTCACGCATCGATCTCGACCACGTCGATTTATTTGCATGCTGACGATGTAAAGCGGGCGAGGCAGTTTGCGCAGGCCTTTACTGACTGA
- a CDS encoding IS91 family transposase → MRPALEVADIFRQCGPSFRLSHAGGLSRVQRRVMSAIELCRTAALGAHLEQCDACGYQRISYDSCRNRHCPKCQSLARAQWLERRHAELLPSTEYFHVVFTLPESIAALAFQNKRTLYDLLFRASAETLRTIAADPKHLGAEIGFLTILHTWGQNLQHHPHVHCVVPGGGISPDGKRWIACRPGFFLSVRVLSRLFRRLFLEQLRRAYDAGGLRLHGQFESLSDPVEFAAWLAPAARAEWVVYAKPPFGGAEHVLDYLGRYTHRVAISNNRLLAFDGHTVQFRWKDYRHESRQRTMTLTADEFIRRFLLHVLPDGFKRIRSYGWLANCHRADKLATCRRLLGVEAPAAAAVEPREDYRDRYQRLTGKSLRDCPVCGKGHMLGP, encoded by the coding sequence ATGCGACCGGCGCTCGAAGTGGCGGACATTTTCCGCCAGTGTGGGCCCAGTTTCCGGCTATCCCATGCCGGGGGGCTCAGTCGTGTGCAGCGACGCGTGATGAGTGCCATCGAGCTGTGTCGTACCGCAGCGCTTGGTGCCCATCTCGAGCAGTGCGATGCATGCGGCTATCAGCGCATCAGTTACGACTCGTGTCGTAACCGGCACTGTCCGAAGTGCCAGTCACTCGCCCGCGCGCAATGGCTCGAACGCCGGCATGCGGAACTCCTCCCCTCGACCGAGTATTTCCATGTCGTCTTCACGCTTCCCGAATCCATCGCCGCTCTCGCGTTCCAGAACAAGAGGACGCTCTACGATCTGCTGTTTCGCGCCAGCGCCGAAACGTTGCGCACGATCGCCGCCGATCCGAAGCACCTGGGCGCCGAGATCGGCTTCCTCACGATCCTGCATACGTGGGGACAGAATCTGCAGCATCACCCTCATGTGCATTGCGTTGTGCCGGGCGGCGGCATCTCCCCGGACGGCAAGCGCTGGATCGCCTGCCGTCCCGGCTTCTTCCTGTCCGTGCGGGTCCTGTCACGGCTCTTTCGCCGCCTGTTTCTCGAACAGCTGCGCCGCGCTTACGACGCCGGCGGGCTGCGCCTGCACGGTCAGTTCGAGTCCCTGAGCGATCCCGTCGAATTCGCAGCCTGGCTTGCACCCGCGGCACGGGCGGAGTGGGTGGTCTACGCCAAGCCACCCTTTGGCGGTGCCGAACACGTGCTCGATTACCTGGGCCGCTACACCCACCGCGTCGCCATCTCCAACAACCGGCTGCTCGCCTTCGACGGGCACACCGTGCAGTTCCGCTGGAAGGACTATCGGCACGAGTCCAGACAAAGAACCATGACGCTCACCGCCGACGAGTTCATCCGTCGCTTCCTGCTGCATGTGCTACCTGACGGCTTCAAGCGCATTCGCAGCTACGGGTGGCTCGCCAACTGCCACCGTGCCGACAAGCTCGCCACCTGCAGGCGGCTGCTCGGTGTCGAGGCTCCCGCCGCTGCCGCAGTCGAGCCCAGGGAAGACTACCGTGACCGCTACCAGCGACTCACCGGCAAGTCACTGCGCGACTGCCCCGTATGTGGCAAGGGACACATGCTAGGCCCCTGA
- a CDS encoding tyrosine-type recombinase/integrase: MTPLRQRMLHDMQIRNLAENTQKSYLIQVASFARHFRRSPELLGPEEIRAWLIYLREERKLAPASLGATIGALRFLYRVTLKRPWSDEDFPLPKKPFRLPVVLSLEEITTFFESVASLKHRTILMTAYAAGLRVSEVVHLKVTDIDSKRMVIRVNQGKNRKDRYVMLSPRLLEILRLYWQDAHPKEWLFPGSIAGRPITRHAVGDACELARKRSGITKPVTPHSLRHAFATHLLEAGTDVRRIQLLMGHRSLSTTSRYLRVATSTVCATTSPFDLLPHPAPIPFPPPAPQYF, encoded by the coding sequence ATGACGCCACTGCGCCAACGCATGCTGCATGACATGCAGATCCGCAACCTTGCAGAGAATACCCAGAAGTCCTATCTGATTCAGGTAGCCAGTTTCGCCCGCCACTTTCGCCGTTCGCCCGAACTGCTGGGTCCCGAGGAGATTCGGGCCTGGCTCATCTACCTCCGCGAAGAACGCAAGCTGGCACCCGCCAGTCTCGGCGCAACGATCGGCGCACTCCGGTTTCTCTACCGTGTGACGCTCAAGCGACCCTGGAGCGACGAGGACTTTCCGTTACCGAAGAAGCCGTTCCGACTGCCAGTCGTCCTCAGCCTGGAGGAGATCACCACCTTCTTCGAGTCGGTCGCCAGTCTCAAGCACCGCACCATCCTGATGACCGCGTACGCCGCCGGACTGCGTGTCTCCGAAGTCGTGCATCTGAAGGTCACTGATATCGACAGCAAGCGCATGGTGATCCGTGTGAACCAGGGGAAGAACCGTAAGGATCGCTATGTAATGCTCTCGCCCAGGCTGCTCGAGATCCTGAGACTGTACTGGCAGGACGCCCATCCGAAGGAATGGCTCTTTCCAGGCAGCATTGCGGGGCGGCCCATCACCCGCCATGCCGTGGGCGACGCATGCGAGCTTGCACGCAAGCGCAGCGGCATCACCAAACCCGTGACACCCCATTCTTTGCGACACGCGTTCGCCACGCATCTGCTGGAAGCCGGTACTGACGTGCGCCGGATCCAGCTGCTGATGGGCCACAGGTCCCTATCGACAACGTCCCGGTACTTGAGGGTCGCCACCAGCACCGTGTGCGCCACCACCAGTCCCTTCGACCTGCTGCCGCACCCTGCACCCATTCCATTCCCGCCACCTGCGCCCCAGTACTTCTGA
- the ltrA gene encoding group II intron reverse transcriptase/maturase, whose protein sequence is MKIEASPVSETTRRDADALGSCVQRKFASASIWTDAMLAALRNGVKGGKWHSLIDKVFRLDTLALGWTQVEKNAGAAGVDRMSVKRFAQARDRYLAELAQALQDGSYRPQPVRRVYIPKGKGRRPLGIPAVKDRVVQAALKLVIEPIFEHEFEPRSYGFRPGLGCKDALREVDRHVKAGYCWVVDADLQSYFDSIPHSPLLARVAGRISDGRVLELIQYFLKQDIMEDMTRWTPTSGSPQGAVVSPLLANLYLHELDVEMRQVGLVMVRYADDAVVLCRTREEAEAALTRMRAWVDANGLTLHPDKTHVGDCRLEGHGFEFLGYRFEAGQRWVRKKSLMGLRDKIRALTKRNRGDSIEDIITSLNPLLRGWFGYFQQAHRYTFSSVDGFVRRRLRAILRRQLHRPGQGRCLRDHTRWPNAFFANLGLFTMSAALESARQSRCGNN, encoded by the coding sequence ATGAAGATCGAAGCATCGCCAGTGTCGGAAACGACTAGACGAGATGCAGACGCGCTGGGAAGCTGCGTGCAGCGGAAATTCGCGTCAGCTTCAATCTGGACGGACGCTATGTTGGCTGCTCTACGAAATGGAGTTAAAGGAGGTAAGTGGCACAGTTTGATTGACAAGGTGTTTCGCCTGGACACGCTCGCGCTGGGGTGGACTCAGGTCGAGAAGAACGCCGGGGCGGCGGGAGTGGACCGCATGAGCGTGAAGCGATTCGCGCAAGCGCGGGACCGCTACCTTGCCGAACTGGCGCAAGCATTGCAGGATGGTAGCTATCGCCCGCAGCCGGTGCGGCGTGTCTACATACCGAAAGGTAAAGGACGTCGTCCGCTCGGTATACCCGCTGTAAAGGATCGCGTCGTTCAGGCGGCCCTGAAGCTGGTAATCGAGCCGATCTTTGAGCATGAGTTCGAGCCGAGAAGCTACGGCTTTCGCCCGGGCTTGGGTTGCAAGGATGCGCTGCGCGAAGTGGACCGGCATGTGAAAGCGGGCTACTGCTGGGTGGTCGATGCCGACCTGCAAAGCTATTTTGACTCGATTCCACACTCACCTCTTCTTGCGAGAGTGGCAGGGCGAATCTCGGACGGCCGGGTTCTGGAACTCATCCAGTACTTTCTCAAGCAAGACATCATGGAAGACATGACGCGTTGGACGCCGACTTCCGGCAGTCCTCAAGGGGCGGTTGTCAGCCCCTTGTTGGCAAATCTGTACCTGCACGAGCTTGACGTGGAAATGCGACAGGTAGGGCTGGTCATGGTGCGCTACGCGGATGACGCCGTGGTGTTATGCCGTACACGTGAGGAAGCGGAAGCTGCGCTCACTCGCATGCGGGCTTGGGTGGATGCGAACGGCTTGACACTGCACCCTGACAAAACCCACGTTGGGGATTGCCGGCTGGAGGGTCATGGGTTCGAGTTTCTGGGTTACCGGTTCGAGGCGGGTCAACGTTGGGTGCGCAAGAAGAGCCTCATGGGGCTACGGGATAAAATCCGGGCCCTGACCAAGCGTAACAGGGGTGACTCGATCGAGGACATCATTACGTCGCTCAATCCACTCCTGCGTGGTTGGTTCGGCTATTTCCAGCAGGCCCACCGATACACCTTCTCGTCCGTCGACGGCTTTGTTCGTCGCCGCCTTCGAGCGATCCTGCGTCGACAGCTTCATCGTCCGGGTCAGGGTCGATGCCTTCGCGATCACACGCGATGGCCAAATGCCTTTTTCGCTAATCTTGGGCTGTTCACGATGTCCGCAGCCCTTGAATCAGCGCGCCAATCCCGATGTGGAAACAACTGA
- a CDS encoding tyrosine-type recombinase/integrase has translation MDALASIRPAATSWLLRSNIAELVQPFRERLVERRYASKVVRSYTYCLAHFAHWAQRRPGGAIASVERSELFLDRHLANCCCPPEVSRDRGHHHAALTHLRALLHEQDIPITEGRNDIVDEELRHYDDYMRLARGLAPTTRALRLRTLRPFIEQRVSADRTDLLPLTADHLRQFFTEMLQRWSVASAGTLAGALRSYLRYRASHGDAVNHLVSAISRPPNWRLAPLPQTLTAAETTRLLGAFGPGVASARRGYAMVRCLVDLGLRSSEVVGLGLDDIDWKSGTVRLCRNKSRRVDILPLPHSTGSAIASYLQHERPSCASRHLFVRCRAPLEQPIGAATVRRVLLEAFQRCGLPPVRAHALRNTLAERLLDHGGTLKDVADILRHRELNTTMIYAKVNNAALAEVAMRWPGSAS, from the coding sequence ATGGATGCACTCGCTTCAATCCGTCCAGCAGCAACTTCATGGCTGCTCCGCAGCAACATCGCCGAACTCGTTCAACCGTTCCGGGAACGACTGGTGGAGCGTCGCTATGCCAGCAAGGTTGTGCGCTCCTATACGTACTGCCTGGCCCACTTTGCGCATTGGGCGCAGCGACGTCCCGGTGGCGCAATCGCGTCAGTCGAGCGTTCCGAACTCTTCCTTGACCGACATCTCGCCAATTGCTGTTGTCCGCCAGAGGTGTCTCGCGATCGGGGTCATCATCATGCAGCACTAACGCATCTGAGGGCACTACTTCACGAGCAAGACATCCCTATCACCGAGGGACGCAATGACATCGTTGACGAGGAGTTGCGGCATTACGACGACTATATGCGCCTGGCAAGAGGGCTAGCTCCGACCACGCGTGCCTTGCGCCTGCGCACCTTGCGGCCATTCATTGAGCAGCGCGTGAGCGCCGATCGAACCGATCTGCTACCGCTTACTGCAGATCATCTGCGCCAGTTCTTCACCGAGATGCTCCAGCGATGGAGTGTCGCCAGCGCCGGAACGTTGGCCGGCGCGCTGCGCAGCTACCTCCGGTATCGCGCCTCACATGGCGACGCTGTGAATCACTTGGTCTCGGCGATCTCTCGCCCGCCGAACTGGCGACTGGCACCGTTACCACAAACGCTCACGGCGGCCGAGACGACCAGACTGCTCGGTGCATTCGGCCCCGGCGTTGCTTCGGCACGGCGCGGCTACGCGATGGTCAGGTGTCTCGTGGACCTAGGTCTGAGATCCAGCGAAGTCGTTGGCCTGGGCCTCGACGATATCGACTGGAAGAGCGGCACCGTGAGGCTGTGCCGAAACAAGTCGCGCCGAGTCGACATACTGCCGCTGCCGCACAGCACGGGAAGTGCGATTGCCTCCTACCTCCAACATGAGCGGCCTTCATGCGCAAGTCGTCACCTTTTTGTGCGCTGTCGCGCCCCGCTGGAGCAACCGATCGGGGCAGCAACGGTGCGACGTGTCCTTCTCGAGGCTTTTCAACGCTGCGGACTACCTCCAGTGCGGGCGCACGCGTTACGCAACACGCTCGCGGAACGCCTGCTCGATCATGGCGGAACGCTCAAGGACGTGGCCGACATCCTGCGTCATCGCGAGCTCAACACCACGATGATCTACGCGAAGGTGAACAATGCCGCCCTTGCCGAAGTTGCCATGCGGTGGCCGGGGAGCGCGTCATGA
- a CDS encoding tyrosine-type recombinase/integrase, whose protein sequence is MSIDNTTMLAAVQRYLDERRGLGFKMRCGSELLRFARYADARDHRGPLTLDLQLDWAQDGVLGCGPETWHRRLKVLRPFSKHYRQFEPESVVPDAFTFGRGHQRLAPHIYFEYEIGALLQAAGQLTPIGGLRPVTYQTLFGLLASTGMRVSEARNLQADDVDLHNGWLVIRQTKYRKSRRLPLHASVVQALREYEIIRDCTVPRTAGMAFFLSQAGTPLTQSIVNHTFGLLRRKLAWVPRGGHPMPRIHDMRHTFAVRRMQRWHEDGTTMDQCLFWLCTYLGHAKISDTYWYLTGTPQLMEQVGIKFERFALGKEATHA, encoded by the coding sequence ATGAGCATTGACAACACCACTATGCTCGCTGCAGTGCAACGGTATCTGGATGAGCGCCGCGGCCTCGGTTTCAAGATGCGTTGCGGCAGCGAACTGCTACGATTTGCGCGTTACGCGGATGCCCGTGATCATCGGGGGCCGTTGACACTCGACCTCCAGCTCGACTGGGCACAAGACGGGGTGCTGGGCTGCGGCCCAGAGACGTGGCACCGGCGGTTGAAGGTCCTGCGGCCGTTTTCGAAGCACTACCGGCAGTTCGAGCCAGAGTCGGTCGTTCCCGATGCTTTCACGTTTGGACGGGGCCATCAACGGCTAGCGCCACACATCTATTTCGAGTACGAGATCGGCGCCTTGCTGCAGGCAGCAGGCCAGCTGACACCGATCGGCGGCCTGCGACCCGTCACGTATCAGACGTTGTTCGGGCTGCTTGCGTCGACCGGGATGAGGGTGTCGGAGGCACGCAACCTGCAAGCCGACGACGTCGACTTGCACAACGGCTGGCTTGTTATTCGGCAGACGAAGTATCGGAAGTCGCGCCGCTTGCCCTTGCATGCCAGCGTGGTGCAAGCCTTGCGGGAGTACGAGATCATTCGCGATTGTACCGTGCCACGTACTGCCGGCATGGCCTTTTTCCTGAGTCAGGCAGGAACCCCCCTTACTCAATCGATCGTCAACCACACCTTCGGACTGCTGCGCCGCAAGTTGGCCTGGGTGCCTCGCGGTGGGCATCCGATGCCTCGTATCCATGACATGAGGCACACGTTCGCCGTCCGGCGCATGCAACGGTGGCATGAAGACGGCACCACGATGGACCAGTGTCTCTTCTGGCTGTGCACCTACCTCGGCCACGCCAAGATCTCCGACACGTATTGGTACCTGACCGGTACGCCACAGCTCATGGAGCAGGTAGGCATCAAGTTCGAGCGCTTCGCTCTGGGCAAGGAGGCTACCCATGCGTAA